The proteins below are encoded in one region of Brachyspira intermedia PWS/A:
- a CDS encoding L-fuculose-phosphate aldolase codes for MSKNSRKDLAKSIIDACLSMRKDGVNQGTAGNISLRYENGMLITPSGMPYEIMTPDDIVFVDENGTPEKDKIPSSEWRFHLSILKDNPNFNAVIHNHAIYSSMVSILNIDYIPAIHYMVGVAGGNKIPCVKYATYGTQELCDNISESMKGYKACILKNHGLLAADETLPKAYHVMMEVENLARLYMGVRGIGDYSVLSDAEMEIVLEKFKNYGLNVKHKTKDKPKTKSKAKTKK; via the coding sequence ATGTCTAAAAATAGTAGAAAAGATTTAGCTAAAAGTATAATAGATGCTTGTTTAAGTATGAGAAAAGATGGAGTTAATCAGGGAACTGCCGGTAATATCAGTCTTAGATATGAAAATGGTATGCTTATTACACCTTCCGGTATGCCTTATGAGATTATGACTCCAGATGATATTGTTTTTGTTGATGAAAATGGTACTCCTGAAAAAGATAAAATACCTTCAAGCGAATGGAGATTCCATTTATCAATACTTAAAGATAATCCTAATTTTAATGCTGTGATACATAATCATGCTATTTATTCTTCTATGGTTTCTATATTAAATATAGATTATATACCAGCTATACATTATATGGTAGGTGTTGCAGGAGGAAATAAAATTCCTTGTGTTAAATACGCTACTTATGGTACTCAGGAATTATGCGACAATATTTCTGAATCTATGAAAGGATATAAAGCTTGTATATTAAAAAATCATGGACTTCTTGCTGCTGATGAAACTTTACCTAAAGCATATCATGTAATGATGGAAGTTGAGAATTTGGCAAGATTATATATGGGAGTAAGAGGAATAGGGGATTATTCAGTTTTATCTGATGCTGAAATGGAAATAGTTTTGGAAAAATTCAAAAACTATGGATTAAATGTTAAGCATAAAACTAAGGATAAACCTAAAACAAAATCTAAAGCAAAAACTAAAAAATAA
- a CDS encoding rhamnulokinase codes for MSNKVYSIACDFGSSGGKIFLSKFENDKMSLEEVHRFSLTPIKINNYYYTDFIYMYNELLKGIKKVVDMGVQPSSLGINSWGVDYGYIDKNGELLSNPVNYRDTRTIDTIKKLEKIGLGARELFNITGISCMPFNSIMQIYEDIQGRADIVNNASKLLFTPDLFGYFLTGNISSEYTISSTSQLIDVKKKVWSEEILQKIHFDINKLPPLIEAGTKKGLLKQEIADYLGCKPFDIISVASHDTASAVLSAPIFDDNTAYLSSGSWSLLGVELKEAVLIDEAFENNFTNEMGYNNTIRFLENINGLWTIQLLQKKYQISFNDMEKLARDNIKDEHRIDINDNRFYNPKDIEDEILSYYKDTNQPNVSKDSRGVIIASVYNSLAESYAKYINSLKKLLNKDIKKLCIVGGGTRDKLICELTKEKTNLTVSIGPIECTATGNILSQFKALGVLKDVEEMRKLVINSFEISEI; via the coding sequence ATGAGTAATAAAGTTTATTCTATAGCTTGCGATTTCGGTTCATCTGGCGGTAAAATATTCTTATCCAAATTTGAAAATGATAAAATGTCTTTGGAAGAAGTTCACAGATTTTCTTTAACTCCTATAAAAATTAATAATTATTATTATACAGATTTTATATATATGTATAATGAACTATTGAAAGGTATTAAAAAAGTTGTAGATATGGGAGTGCAGCCTTCATCTCTAGGTATAAATTCTTGGGGTGTTGATTATGGCTATATAGATAAAAATGGAGAATTGTTATCTAATCCAGTAAATTACAGAGATACTAGAACTATAGATACTATAAAAAAATTAGAGAAAATAGGTTTAGGTGCTAGAGAATTATTTAATATAACTGGTATATCATGCATGCCTTTTAACAGTATAATGCAAATATATGAAGATATACAAGGCAGAGCAGATATTGTAAATAATGCTTCAAAGTTATTATTTACTCCTGATTTATTCGGATATTTTTTGACAGGAAATATTTCATCTGAATATACTATATCTTCAACTTCCCAATTAATAGATGTGAAGAAAAAGGTATGGTCTGAAGAAATTTTGCAAAAAATTCATTTTGATATTAATAAGCTTCCTCCTTTAATTGAAGCTGGTACGAAAAAAGGTTTATTAAAACAAGAGATAGCAGATTATCTGGGATGCAAGCCATTTGATATTATATCTGTTGCTTCCCATGATACTGCTTCTGCTGTATTATCAGCACCTATTTTTGATGATAATACAGCATATTTATCTTCAGGTTCATGGTCTTTGCTTGGAGTGGAATTGAAAGAGGCTGTATTAATTGATGAAGCTTTTGAAAATAACTTCACAAATGAAATGGGTTATAATAATACTATAAGATTCTTAGAAAATATTAATGGACTTTGGACTATACAACTCTTGCAGAAGAAATATCAAATCTCATTTAATGATATGGAGAAATTAGCAAGAGATAATATTAAAGATGAACACAGAATAGATATTAATGATAATAGATTCTATAATCCTAAAGACATAGAAGATGAAATATTATCTTATTATAAAGATACAAATCAGCCTAATGTATCAAAAGATTCAAGAGGTGTTATAATAGCTTCCGTATATAATTCTTTGGCAGAAAGTTATGCTAAATATATTAATAGTCTTAAAAAACTTTTGAATAAAGATATTAAGAAATTATGTATTGTAGGCGGCGGAACTAGAGATAAATTAATATGCGAACTTACTAAAGAAAAAACTAATTTAACTGTTTCAATAGGTCCTATAGAATGTACCGCTACTGGTAATATTTTATCACAATTTAAAGCTTTAGGGGTTTTAAAAGATGTTGAAGAAATGAGAAAATTAGTTATAAATAGTTTTGAAATAAGTGAAATATGA
- a CDS encoding sugar ABC transporter ATP-binding protein: MSDNVILKMTGIEKRFKGVYALKNFNFSLEKGEILALIGENGAGKSTLMKILSGIYKKDAGTIEYFGKPLEVSGPKEAEENGISIVHQELNLMNHLTVAQNIFIGHEPLNKFGLIDDKLMIKRARKIFEGMNVDINPAAKIGSLTVGKQQLVEIAKALTHNSKILILDEPTAALTESETKELFRIIKDLQITGVSIVYISHRLDELFILSDRITVIRDGEYIDTKITKETNKDEIVNLMVGRVIYETPKTESKVAKDAKEILRVENLVVPGVVKDVSFSLKHGEILGFAGLMGAGRTETARAIFGADKFESGKIFVEGKEVSIKSPVDAIKSGIGYLSEDRKRYGLALGLPVFENMMMGNYDKFSNMLMVQNSKVKNIAEEEVQSLNIKTPSIDQLVKNLSGGNQQKVVIANWLIKECKVLIFDEPTRGIDVGARSEIYNLMEKLVSMGKSIIMISSDLVEILRMSDRILVMSEGKKTGELDIKGTTQDDIMKYATMR; encoded by the coding sequence ATGAGTGATAATGTAATATTAAAAATGACAGGTATTGAAAAAAGGTTCAAAGGTGTTTATGCTTTGAAAAATTTCAATTTCTCTTTAGAAAAAGGCGAAATTTTGGCTTTAATAGGAGAAAATGGAGCAGGTAAATCAACACTTATGAAAATTCTATCCGGTATATACAAAAAAGATGCTGGAACTATAGAATATTTCGGAAAACCTTTAGAAGTATCTGGACCTAAAGAAGCTGAAGAAAATGGTATATCAATAGTGCATCAGGAATTAAATTTAATGAATCATTTAACTGTAGCACAGAATATATTCATAGGACATGAACCTTTAAATAAATTTGGATTGATAGATGATAAATTGATGATAAAAAGAGCAAGAAAAATATTTGAAGGTATGAATGTTGATATAAATCCGGCTGCTAAAATAGGATCTCTAACTGTTGGAAAACAGCAATTAGTAGAAATAGCAAAAGCATTGACTCACAATTCTAAAATATTAATATTAGATGAGCCTACTGCTGCATTAACAGAATCAGAAACAAAAGAACTCTTTAGAATAATTAAAGACTTACAAATAACAGGCGTATCAATAGTATATATTTCTCATAGATTAGATGAATTATTTATATTATCTGACAGAATAACTGTAATAAGAGACGGTGAATATATAGATACAAAAATCACTAAAGAAACAAATAAAGATGAAATAGTTAATCTAATGGTTGGACGTGTTATATATGAAACACCTAAAACTGAAAGTAAAGTAGCAAAAGATGCTAAAGAAATATTAAGAGTAGAAAATTTAGTTGTACCGGGTGTAGTAAAAGATGTAAGTTTCTCTTTAAAACATGGAGAAATTTTAGGATTTGCAGGACTTATGGGAGCTGGAAGAACAGAAACAGCAAGAGCTATTTTCGGAGCAGATAAATTTGAAAGCGGAAAAATATTCGTTGAAGGAAAAGAAGTTTCAATAAAATCACCAGTTGATGCTATAAAAAGCGGTATAGGTTATCTTTCTGAAGATAGAAAAAGATATGGTTTAGCATTAGGACTTCCTGTATTTGAAAATATGATGATGGGTAACTATGATAAATTTTCAAATATGCTTATGGTACAAAATTCAAAAGTAAAAAACATCGCTGAAGAAGAAGTACAATCTTTAAATATCAAAACTCCTTCCATAGATCAATTAGTAAAAAACCTATCAGGTGGTAATCAGCAAAAAGTAGTAATAGCTAATTGGCTTATAAAAGAATGCAAAGTATTAATATTCGATGAGCCTACAAGAGGAATAGATGTAGGTGCTAGAAGTGAAATCTATAACCTTATGGAAAAATTAGTTTCTATGGGCAAATCTATAATAATGATTTCCTCTGACTTAGTAGAGATATTAAGAATGAGTGACAGAATATTAGTTATGTCTGAAGGTAAAAAAACAGGCGAATTAGACATAAAAGGAACTACTCAAGATGATATTATGAAATATGCTACTATGAGATAA
- a CDS encoding ABC transporter permease yields the protein MYNIETNTFTGKLCFKAKMRRKVRNSLIYLKKNGLQKFLTVVALLILYVFFVIAGRNFFTFDTFSLILRNSYFIGFLAIGVTFVIITGGIDLSIGSLSLFAAMVGGVLITNFKVPMWAILIIVIAVATLGGFINGFLISYFNLPPFIATLGMLMVTKGLSGIVSKSQTIYYPTITDPDYGWFRVLFNATESNFPSGFIMLAIFTIISVLVLTKTIVGRYIFALGSNEEAARLSGIKTNKWKIIAYTISGFFCGIGGLTFAASYSSISPGAGQGYEFDAIAAVVIGGTSLSGGVGSIIGTIIGVYIMSVLKVGLPSVGVEQFFQYFTIGIVVIIAVLIDVYRIKMSNKVKKVDVKKKDENNLKKK from the coding sequence ATGTATAATATTGAAACTAACACTTTTACTGGAAAACTATGCTTTAAGGCTAAAATGAGGAGAAAAGTTAGAAATTCATTAATATATTTAAAGAAAAATGGATTACAAAAATTTCTTACTGTAGTAGCACTTCTTATATTGTATGTATTTTTTGTTATAGCAGGAAGAAACTTTTTTACATTCGATACATTTTCATTAATATTACGAAACTCATATTTTATCGGTTTTTTAGCTATAGGAGTAACATTTGTTATAATAACAGGCGGTATAGATCTGTCAATTGGTTCGTTATCTCTGTTTGCTGCAATGGTTGGCGGTGTGCTTATAACTAATTTTAAAGTTCCTATGTGGGCTATACTTATTATAGTTATAGCAGTGGCTACTTTGGGAGGATTTATAAACGGATTTTTAATTTCATATTTCAATTTGCCTCCGTTTATAGCAACATTAGGTATGCTTATGGTTACTAAAGGTTTATCTGGTATAGTTTCAAAATCTCAAACTATATACTACCCTACTATAACAGATCCAGATTATGGTTGGTTCAGAGTATTATTCAATGCTACAGAATCAAATTTCCCTTCCGGATTTATTATGCTAGCCATATTCACTATAATATCAGTATTGGTATTGACTAAAACAATAGTGGGAAGATATATATTTGCTTTAGGTAGTAATGAAGAAGCTGCAAGACTTTCAGGTATAAAAACTAATAAATGGAAAATAATAGCATATACAATATCAGGTTTCTTCTGCGGTATAGGGGGTTTAACTTTTGCTGCTAGTTATTCAAGCATAAGCCCTGGAGCAGGTCAAGGTTATGAATTTGATGCCATTGCTGCTGTAGTTATAGGAGGTACTTCTCTTTCAGGCGGTGTTGGTTCTATAATAGGTACAATAATCGGTGTATATATAATGTCAGTATTAAAAGTAGGACTTCCTTCAGTTGGTGTTGAACAGTTCTTCCAATACTTCACTATAGGTATAGTAGTTATTATAGCGGTTCTTATAGACGTTTACAGAATAAAAATGTCTAATAAAGTTAAAAAAGTAGATGTAAAAAAGAAAGACGAGAACAACTTGAAGAAGAAATAG
- a CDS encoding ABC transporter substrate-binding protein, with the protein MKRILLLATTLIGLTVMLASCGNKEPYIAVVSKGFQHKFWVTVRDGAEAAAKQNGVKISFVGPETESDSKIQQDLLDSEINKSPDAIAFAAVTGDFTEQIKRIKEKNIPLIGFDSGILPDQAQGAVLATASTDNRAAAAIVADKMFEALKTRIATFTAANKAKIAVLQLDNSDTGIGRAEGFVKRFTELADGDATTAGKYTLQVIVPTTQNEADIANEVNALRGKSCLGIYLSNEAMARGFLVVYKSAEAGAANTIVGDAQDGGDLIAMGFDSGKPQLDAIRSGIIKGSVTQDPYSIGFQAVTLAYKASKGESVANVDTGAKWYDSTNIDDPEIAKLLYE; encoded by the coding sequence ATGAAAAGAATTTTATTACTAGCTACTACTTTAATAGGATTAACAGTTATGTTGGCAAGCTGCGGCAACAAAGAGCCTTATATAGCTGTTGTTTCCAAAGGATTCCAGCACAAGTTCTGGGTAACTGTTAGAGACGGTGCTGAAGCTGCTGCTAAACAAAATGGTGTAAAAATTAGCTTTGTAGGTCCTGAAACTGAGTCTGACTCAAAAATACAGCAGGATTTATTGGATAGTGAAATTAACAAATCACCTGATGCTATAGCTTTTGCTGCTGTAACAGGAGATTTCACTGAACAAATTAAAAGAATAAAAGAAAAAAATATACCTTTAATCGGTTTTGACTCTGGTATATTACCTGATCAAGCTCAAGGTGCTGTACTTGCTACTGCTTCTACTGACAACAGAGCTGCTGCTGCTATAGTTGCTGATAAAATGTTTGAAGCTTTAAAAACAAGAATAGCTACTTTCACTGCTGCTAATAAAGCTAAAATTGCTGTACTTCAATTAGATAACTCTGATACTGGTATAGGAAGAGCTGAAGGTTTCGTAAAAAGATTTACTGAATTAGCTGACGGTGATGCTACTACTGCTGGAAAATACACTTTACAAGTTATAGTTCCTACTACTCAAAATGAAGCTGATATAGCTAATGAAGTTAATGCTTTAAGAGGAAAAAGCTGCTTAGGTATATATTTATCTAATGAAGCTATGGCTAGAGGTTTCTTAGTAGTATACAAAAGTGCTGAAGCTGGTGCTGCTAACACTATAGTTGGCGATGCTCAGGATGGCGGTGATTTAATAGCTATGGGATTTGACTCTGGAAAACCTCAATTAGATGCTATAAGAAGCGGTATAATAAAAGGTTCTGTTACTCAAGACCCTTACAGCATTGGTTTCCAAGCTGTTACTTTAGCTTACAAAGCTTCTAAAGGTGAATCTGTTGCTAATGTTGACACTGGTGCTAAATGGTATGATAGTACAAATATAGATGATCCAGAAATAGCTAAATTATTATACGAATAA
- a CDS encoding L-fucose isomerase encodes MFRMQNNLPKVGIRPVIDGRRNGVRESLEDTTMNMAKIAAKLIEENIKHPSGEKVECVISDTTIGGVAEAARCQKKFDENNVKLTLTVTPCWCYGSETIDMTPAIPKAIWGFNGTERPGAVYLAAADAGHTQLGLPVFSIYGKDVQDAGDENVPDDVKEKILRFVRAGLAVATMKDQSYISMGYVAMGIMGSMVDAEFLLDYLGMRTEFVDMSEIKRRLELEIYDKEEFKKAWEWAKQCKFGADNNKVKASDEEKEKEWATSIKMAMIMRDLMVGNPKLAEMGYIEEAQGHNAIVGGFQGQRHWTDYMPNGDFAEAILNSSFDWNGIREPYVVATENDSLNGLSMLFAHLLTCKSQLFADVRTYWSPEAVKRVTGKELTGKAKDGIIHLINSGAASLDWTGEEKVNGNPALKEFWNITEEEAKKCLDATQFSPANREYFRGGGFSSTFLTKGEMPMTIIRLNLVKGYGPVLQVAEGYAVNIDDSIFDPINKRTDSTWPTTWFAPILTGKDSFKDVYSVMNDWGANHCAAAYGHIGADLITLASMLRIPVSMHNVSEDRIFRPKAWKAFGTKDLEGADFRACKHFGPLFGKVTR; translated from the coding sequence ATGTTTAGAATGCAAAATAATTTACCAAAAGTAGGTATTAGACCTGTTATAGATGGTAGAAGAAATGGTGTTAGAGAATCTCTCGAAGACACTACTATGAATATGGCTAAAATAGCTGCAAAACTTATAGAAGAAAATATTAAACATCCTAGCGGTGAAAAAGTTGAATGCGTAATATCTGATACTACAATCGGTGGAGTTGCTGAAGCTGCTAGATGTCAGAAAAAATTTGATGAAAACAATGTTAAATTAACTCTTACTGTTACACCTTGTTGGTGTTATGGTTCTGAAACTATTGATATGACTCCTGCTATACCTAAAGCAATTTGGGGTTTCAATGGTACTGAAAGACCTGGTGCTGTTTACTTGGCTGCTGCTGATGCTGGACATACTCAATTAGGACTTCCTGTATTCTCTATCTATGGTAAAGATGTTCAAGATGCAGGCGATGAAAATGTTCCTGATGATGTTAAAGAAAAAATACTTAGATTCGTAAGAGCTGGTCTTGCTGTTGCTACTATGAAAGATCAATCATACATAAGTATGGGTTATGTTGCTATGGGTATTATGGGTTCTATGGTTGATGCTGAATTCTTACTTGACTATTTAGGAATGAGAACTGAATTCGTAGATATGAGTGAAATCAAAAGAAGATTAGAATTAGAAATCTATGATAAAGAAGAATTCAAAAAAGCTTGGGAATGGGCTAAACAATGCAAATTTGGTGCTGATAACAATAAAGTAAAAGCTTCTGATGAAGAGAAAGAAAAAGAATGGGCTACTTCTATTAAAATGGCTATGATTATGCGTGATTTAATGGTAGGCAATCCTAAATTAGCTGAAATGGGATATATAGAAGAAGCACAAGGTCATAATGCTATAGTTGGCGGTTTCCAAGGTCAAAGACATTGGACTGACTATATGCCTAACGGCGACTTTGCTGAAGCTATTCTTAACTCATCTTTCGACTGGAACGGTATAAGAGAACCTTATGTTGTTGCTACTGAAAATGACTCTTTGAATGGTCTTTCTATGTTATTCGCTCATTTACTAACTTGTAAATCTCAATTATTTGCTGATGTTAGAACTTATTGGAGTCCTGAAGCAGTTAAAAGAGTTACAGGAAAAGAACTTACTGGAAAAGCTAAAGACGGTATTATTCACTTAATCAATTCAGGTGCTGCATCTTTAGACTGGACTGGTGAAGAAAAAGTTAATGGAAATCCTGCTTTAAAAGAATTCTGGAATATCACTGAAGAAGAAGCTAAAAAATGTCTTGATGCAACTCAATTCTCTCCTGCTAACAGAGAATATTTCAGAGGAGGCGGATTCTCATCTACTTTCTTAACTAAAGGTGAAATGCCAATGACTATAATCAGACTTAACTTAGTTAAAGGTTATGGTCCTGTACTTCAAGTAGCTGAAGGTTATGCTGTTAATATTGATGATAGTATATTTGATCCTATTAACAAAAGAACTGACTCTACTTGGCCTACTACTTGGTTTGCTCCTATACTTACAGGTAAAGACTCTTTCAAAGACGTTTATTCTGTAATGAATGATTGGGGTGCTAACCACTGTGCTGCTGCTTATGGACATATAGGTGCTGATTTAATTACATTAGCTTCTATGTTACGTATACCTGTAAGCATGCATAATGTTAGTGAAGATAGAATATTTAGACCTAAAGCTTGGAAAGCATTTGGTACAAAAGATTTAGAAGGTGCTGATTTCAGAGCTTGTAAACATTTTGGACCTTTATTTGGAAAAGTAACTAGGTAA
- a CDS encoding RbsD/FucU family protein, whose product MLKGIDPVVSPELLKILCEMGHGSEILFADGNFPSYDYNAKKIIRLDGIDIPTVLKAIMPLFPLDTFVESPVVLMQPNADFGREPDVWAKYKDIIGKHQKVNYEYLERFAYYDRCKNVYAIVATSELEIYANIILKKGVIFPDKK is encoded by the coding sequence ATGTTAAAAGGAATAGATCCTGTTGTTTCTCCTGAACTATTAAAAATATTATGTGAAATGGGTCATGGAAGTGAAATATTATTCGCTGATGGAAATTTTCCTTCTTATGATTATAATGCAAAAAAAATAATAAGACTTGATGGTATAGATATACCTACAGTTTTAAAAGCAATCATGCCTTTATTTCCTTTAGATACTTTTGTAGAAAGCCCTGTTGTATTGATGCAGCCTAATGCTGATTTTGGAAGGGAACCTGATGTATGGGCTAAATATAAAGACATCATAGGAAAACATCAAAAAGTAAATTATGAATATTTGGAGAGATTTGCTTATTATGACAGATGTAAAAATGTTTATGCTATTGTAGCTACAAGCGAACTTGAAATATATGCAAATATTATACTCAAAAAAGGCGTAATTTTTCCAGACAAAAAATGA